The following coding sequences are from one Arthrobacter sp. 24S4-2 window:
- the corA gene encoding magnesium/cobalt transporter CorA: MTIIDNAVYVNGRRTAEPHNLEQTFETLADHGGMAWIGLYRPTHDEMAAVAKEFALHGLAVEDAISAHQRPKLERYDDVLFTVLRPARYLDETETVEFGELHVFTGKNFVVTVRHAETAGVAQVRQRLEERPDLLKHGPEAVLYALMDQVVDDYVPVVAGLENDIDEIEDQLFSADPAVSRRIYELAREVIQFQRAIHPLPAMMQLLKRGFDKYVVDTELQHHLRDVEDHVERLISRADSFRDILQNALTLDGTLTANRQNEASAEQNEQVKKISSWAAIFFAPSFVAGVYGMNFDHMPELHWTLGYPLAIAMMAGTAALMYTIFKRKGWL, translated from the coding sequence GTGACCATCATCGACAACGCCGTATATGTGAACGGCCGCCGGACCGCCGAGCCGCACAACCTCGAGCAGACATTTGAGACCCTCGCGGACCACGGCGGCATGGCGTGGATCGGGCTGTACCGTCCCACGCACGATGAGATGGCTGCGGTCGCCAAGGAGTTCGCACTCCACGGGCTCGCGGTGGAAGATGCCATCTCCGCCCACCAGCGTCCCAAGCTGGAACGCTACGACGACGTCCTGTTCACAGTGCTCCGGCCGGCCAGGTACCTCGACGAAACCGAAACCGTCGAGTTCGGCGAACTCCACGTCTTTACGGGCAAGAACTTCGTCGTCACCGTCCGGCACGCCGAAACCGCCGGTGTCGCCCAGGTGCGGCAGCGGCTGGAAGAACGCCCGGACCTCCTCAAGCACGGTCCGGAAGCCGTGCTTTATGCCCTGATGGACCAGGTGGTGGATGACTATGTTCCCGTGGTTGCGGGCTTGGAAAACGACATCGACGAAATTGAGGACCAGCTGTTCAGCGCGGATCCGGCCGTTTCCCGCCGCATCTATGAACTGGCACGGGAAGTGATCCAGTTCCAGCGTGCCATCCATCCGCTGCCGGCCATGATGCAGCTGCTCAAGCGCGGATTCGACAAATACGTTGTGGACACCGAACTGCAGCACCATCTCCGCGACGTGGAGGACCACGTGGAGCGGCTGATCTCCCGCGCCGATTCCTTCCGCGACATCCTCCAGAATGCGCTGACTTTGGACGGCACGCTGACCGCAAACCGGCAAAATGAGGCCAGCGCCGAGCAGAATGAGCAGGTCAAGAAGATCTCGTCATGGGCTGCGATCTTCTTCGCCCCGTCCTTCGTGGCCGGCGTCTACGGCATGAATTTCGACCACATGCCCGAACTGCACTGGACGCTCGGCTACCCCCTGGCGATCGCCATGATGGCCGGAACGGCAGCACTGATGTACACCATTTTCAAGCGAAAAGGATGGCTGTAG
- a CDS encoding cell division protein ZapE: MTDSVEHSQQTGYRPGRIISPGTARQLGTFGLFVPAPGQRRTLDVGGAPLEAKSAEGGLLWIGFRELTAGTVAAADLASAAARFGEWAVDGIPAPADARAVSPEWKRLSEVVELLFAAGATVFLIGAPLPGFGPDSPFSRLLRVQSDEELPAGQTSGC, translated from the coding sequence ATGACCGACTCCGTGGAACACAGCCAACAGACCGGTTACCGCCCGGGACGGATCATCAGCCCCGGCACTGCACGGCAGCTGGGAACCTTCGGGCTGTTCGTCCCGGCGCCGGGCCAGCGGCGCACCCTCGACGTGGGCGGCGCGCCCCTTGAGGCGAAAAGCGCCGAAGGCGGCCTGCTGTGGATCGGCTTCCGCGAGCTCACGGCAGGCACCGTCGCCGCTGCTGATCTGGCATCCGCGGCTGCCCGGTTCGGTGAGTGGGCCGTGGACGGAATCCCGGCTCCGGCGGACGCCCGCGCCGTATCGCCAGAGTGGAAGCGGCTCAGTGAGGTTGTCGAGCTGCTGTTTGCTGCTGGCGCAACAGTGTTCCTTATCGGCGCGCCACTCCCCGGATTTGGCCCGGACAGCCCCTTTTCCCGGCTGCTCCGGGTGCAATCAGACGAGGAACTGCCGGCTGGGCAGACCTCCGGCTGCTAG
- a CDS encoding PEP/pyruvate-binding domain-containing protein → MVYISDFVDVGRADVAAAGGKGAGLGELVRAGLPVPPGFLLNTAAYESFVEANQIGVGIQGHALLPATASPDDYEDASRRICALFAGGAMPPEVAAELREGYRRLGQGKASGRSPGQGIRPDGEGTGGGDATVAVRSSATAEDLVLASFAGQQDTYLNIRGIDALTTAVINCWASLWTARAMAYRAREGIQPGDVRLAVVVQAMVAADAAGVMFTANPATGRRDQIVIGAAWGLGESVVSGAVSTDDIVVDAATGKVVSRRTADKQVMTVYADPATGMDGTREVPVPESRRLRPVLDDAAAARLAGYGTRIAEHFGSPEDIEWALADGEFFIVQSRPITALPEPAGETPTDWTVPYAKGLYFRASIVEQLPDPLCPLFADLIDGSVTRSLNALLAEAFGNSRLRDGDLALPTINGYAYYYYRTAGLWRMLGKTPAAVRALMRGEAHMGIKGWREYSHPRYAGVVESWSVKPVADHTGQELLDGVSALLDAGTVYYTAVQSIIPLAVTSEVAFQKFYDRLVRGDGDPPAPTFLLGYESEPIRAEKALFDLAEWSRGVQGLAAAILGTPTKELARSQTTGTVPSGMDPGLWERWQQRFQLHLDRFGHAVYNLDFVNPVPADDPSPLLEAVKFFLRGQGTNPHRRQQRSAARREESTRRILARLHPARRAAFVRLLRWAQRSAPIREDALADVGLGWPLMRRMLRELGKRLVAAGVITEPDDVFWLRHQELHSAVEFGLTASGARTAAITGTDRPVLAEAASARRMVWRGQRNAEAPQMLPEIPWLQRSMEGMMPAGSQDQLGNTLKGVGASQGRVSAPARVLAGPEEFSLMQPGEVLVARITTPAWTPLFAMASAVVTDVGGPLSHGSIVAREYGIPAVLGTGVATRRIASGQQVEVDGDAGTVTLGALRGPA, encoded by the coding sequence ATGGTCTACATCAGTGATTTCGTCGACGTCGGCCGGGCGGACGTTGCTGCGGCGGGCGGCAAGGGCGCGGGGCTCGGCGAACTGGTTCGGGCCGGCCTGCCCGTGCCGCCGGGGTTCCTGCTCAACACCGCAGCCTACGAGTCCTTCGTTGAGGCGAACCAGATCGGTGTTGGCATCCAGGGACACGCGTTGCTGCCTGCCACGGCGTCGCCGGATGACTACGAGGATGCATCCCGCCGCATCTGTGCGCTCTTTGCCGGCGGCGCGATGCCGCCGGAGGTTGCGGCTGAGCTCCGCGAAGGGTACCGGAGGCTGGGGCAGGGCAAAGCCAGCGGCCGGAGTCCTGGCCAGGGCATCAGGCCGGACGGAGAGGGAACCGGCGGCGGGGACGCCACTGTGGCAGTGCGGTCCTCCGCCACCGCCGAGGACCTCGTCTTGGCCAGCTTTGCCGGTCAGCAGGATACCTACCTCAACATCCGCGGTATTGATGCACTGACGACGGCAGTAATCAACTGCTGGGCGTCCCTGTGGACCGCCCGCGCGATGGCCTACCGCGCCCGCGAGGGAATACAGCCCGGGGACGTCCGGCTGGCGGTGGTGGTTCAGGCAATGGTGGCTGCCGATGCCGCAGGAGTTATGTTCACTGCCAATCCCGCCACAGGACGCCGCGACCAGATTGTCATTGGCGCCGCGTGGGGGCTGGGCGAGTCCGTGGTCAGCGGGGCAGTTTCAACGGACGATATCGTCGTCGACGCGGCTACAGGCAAGGTGGTTTCCAGGCGGACCGCCGACAAACAGGTCATGACGGTTTATGCCGACCCCGCCACGGGGATGGACGGTACGCGGGAAGTGCCCGTGCCGGAGTCCCGCCGCCTTCGGCCGGTGCTCGACGACGCCGCAGCGGCCAGGCTGGCCGGTTACGGAACCCGGATTGCGGAGCACTTCGGCTCCCCGGAGGACATCGAGTGGGCGCTCGCGGACGGCGAGTTCTTCATCGTCCAGTCCCGGCCCATCACGGCGCTGCCCGAGCCGGCAGGTGAAACGCCAACCGACTGGACGGTGCCGTACGCCAAGGGACTCTACTTCCGCGCGAGCATCGTGGAACAACTGCCCGACCCGCTCTGCCCATTGTTCGCCGACCTTATCGACGGCTCGGTGACCCGCTCGCTGAATGCCCTGCTGGCGGAAGCCTTCGGCAACAGCAGGCTCCGCGACGGCGACCTGGCGCTGCCCACCATCAACGGCTACGCCTACTACTACTACCGGACGGCCGGATTGTGGCGGATGCTGGGGAAGACTCCGGCAGCTGTCCGGGCCCTGATGCGCGGCGAGGCGCACATGGGAATCAAGGGGTGGCGCGAATATTCGCATCCCCGCTACGCGGGCGTGGTGGAGTCCTGGTCGGTGAAGCCCGTCGCCGACCACACCGGGCAGGAACTGCTCGACGGCGTATCGGCGCTGCTCGATGCGGGGACCGTGTACTACACGGCCGTGCAGTCGATCATCCCGCTTGCCGTCACGAGCGAGGTTGCCTTCCAGAAGTTCTACGACAGGCTTGTGCGCGGAGACGGCGATCCGCCGGCCCCGACGTTCCTGCTCGGCTACGAGAGCGAGCCCATCCGGGCGGAGAAGGCCCTCTTCGACCTTGCCGAGTGGTCCCGTGGAGTTCAGGGGCTGGCGGCGGCGATCCTTGGCACGCCAACCAAAGAGCTGGCCCGGTCCCAGACAACAGGAACGGTTCCGTCCGGGATGGATCCGGGGCTGTGGGAGCGCTGGCAACAGCGGTTCCAGCTCCATCTGGACCGTTTCGGGCACGCGGTCTACAACCTGGACTTCGTCAACCCTGTGCCGGCCGATGACCCGTCCCCGCTGCTGGAGGCGGTGAAGTTCTTCCTGCGCGGACAGGGCACCAACCCGCACCGGCGCCAGCAGCGGTCCGCCGCCCGCCGCGAGGAGAGCACCCGCAGGATTCTGGCCAGGCTGCACCCTGCACGCAGGGCCGCCTTCGTGCGTCTGCTCCGGTGGGCCCAGCGTTCCGCGCCGATCCGCGAGGACGCTCTGGCCGACGTCGGCCTGGGCTGGCCGCTGATGCGGCGGATGCTGCGCGAACTGGGGAAACGGCTGGTGGCGGCCGGCGTCATCACGGAGCCGGACGATGTGTTCTGGCTTCGGCACCAGGAACTCCACAGTGCCGTCGAATTCGGGCTTACCGCTTCGGGCGCGCGGACGGCGGCAATCACCGGGACCGACCGGCCGGTCCTCGCCGAAGCCGCCAGCGCGCGCAGGATGGTCTGGCGGGGACAACGCAACGCGGAGGCCCCGCAGATGCTGCCCGAGATTCCTTGGCTGCAGCGGTCCATGGAGGGAATGATGCCGGCGGGCTCCCAGGACCAGCTCGGGAACACGCTCAAGGGGGTTGGCGCCAGCCAAGGCAGGGTCAGTGCCCCTGCACGCGTGCTGGCTGGCCCCGAAGAGTTTTCCCTCATGCAGCCGGGGGAGGTGCTGGTGGCCCGGATCACCACTCCGGCCTGGACCCCGCTGTTCGCCATGGCCTCTGCGGTGGTCACGGACGTGGGCGGGCCGCTGAGCCACGGCTCCATTGTGGCCAGGGAGTACGGCATCCCTGCGGTGCTGGGCACCGGGGTGGCCACCCGGCGGATCGCCAGCGGCCAGCAGGTGGAGGTCGACGGCGACGCCGGCACTGTGACGCTCGGTGCCCTGCGCGGTCCCGCCTAG
- a CDS encoding trypsin-like serine protease — protein MPARAVFNGSRADSDDYAWAVRVELTYPEGTGWCTGSLIKRDTVVTAAHCIRNNGRSPSAISVTFHYGERRNQYTVAVASAVPMPHYDPALIKDDIALIFLRSDVAEPTIELASSPAPVGEEITVAGYGCTGDPFNVAAPCDAGRLEETRLTAVPAAACPDIAGPWQFCTYSPYTSANRGDSGGPVIWSDHGEQKLVGVTNAIELPPAPAYLNLSASIPYGLEWIRTTAGVR, from the coding sequence GTGCCCGCCCGCGCGGTGTTCAACGGCAGCCGGGCAGACTCGGACGACTACGCGTGGGCGGTCAGGGTGGAACTGACGTACCCCGAAGGAACAGGCTGGTGCACCGGATCCCTGATCAAGCGGGACACTGTGGTCACCGCGGCGCACTGCATCCGTAACAACGGACGCAGCCCGTCCGCCATCAGCGTGACCTTCCACTACGGCGAAAGGCGCAACCAGTACACCGTCGCCGTCGCCTCGGCCGTGCCCATGCCGCACTACGACCCGGCGCTGATCAAGGACGATATTGCGTTGATATTCCTGCGGTCGGACGTCGCCGAGCCAACCATCGAACTGGCCTCCTCACCCGCGCCGGTGGGGGAGGAAATCACGGTGGCCGGTTACGGCTGCACCGGGGACCCCTTCAACGTTGCGGCGCCCTGCGACGCCGGCAGGCTTGAGGAAACCCGGCTGACGGCCGTTCCCGCCGCGGCGTGCCCGGACATCGCAGGACCCTGGCAGTTCTGCACGTATTCGCCCTACACGTCGGCCAACCGGGGCGACAGCGGCGGACCCGTCATCTGGTCCGATCACGGTGAACAGAAACTGGTGGGTGTCACGAACGCCATCGAATTGCCGCCAGCCCCCGCGTACCTGAACCTGTCCGCCTCCATCCCTTACGGGCTCGAGTGGATCAGGACCACCGCCGGAGTGCGGTAA
- a CDS encoding ABC-F family ATP-binding cassette domain-containing protein → MSLIRLHDVSVRFDNAQILREAFFRLEPGDRVGLIGKNGSGKTTLLQLILDRITPDSGTVTVEQGTKVGYFSQFSELNGEESITEVLNGLFTGIKATEAELACIDSAIAAGPSEAEIDRLIHRQSELFEDMDRLGGWDYPRRIDTVLTTLGFNEAHRLCAIDQLSGGWRNRAALAKILLEDPDVLLLDEPTNFLDVAGVEWLEGWFRDFKGAAIIVSHDRKFLDAVVTRIIEVENFHLHEYPGNFGEYVVQKQFRLKSLEQQFVHESELLAFEAEGIADRREAAKAASRGLGNQLAKIKKSRTPRPVDQIVTEIYGGLHVKDVLCRVEGLAKSYGDKELFQDLSFEIRRGNRIVVLGSNGSGKSTLLKVMTGEEEADSGAVTWAKGPGFVSYNRMLEDLDDGDTVSHAVNALPDSLAFSATKKSVNRFLAMFQFSEADLKQEIGNLSGGQKARVAMAQCLLSGASVLLLDEPTNHLDLSSTQVMERALLHFPGAVVVVSHDRFFSEKIANRHLIFGADTAQPGEVEVRAA, encoded by the coding sequence ATGAGCCTGATCCGGCTGCACGACGTCAGCGTACGATTCGACAATGCCCAGATTCTGCGTGAAGCGTTCTTCCGCCTCGAACCGGGCGACAGGGTGGGTCTCATCGGCAAGAACGGTTCGGGCAAGACCACGCTGCTCCAACTGATCCTTGACCGGATCACACCGGACTCCGGAACTGTCACGGTTGAACAGGGCACCAAAGTGGGCTACTTCTCCCAGTTCTCCGAACTGAACGGGGAAGAATCCATCACGGAGGTCCTCAACGGTCTTTTCACCGGCATCAAGGCGACCGAAGCTGAACTGGCTTGCATCGACTCTGCCATTGCGGCGGGACCCTCGGAGGCTGAGATCGACCGCCTTATCCATCGCCAGTCCGAACTCTTCGAGGACATGGACCGTCTGGGTGGCTGGGACTACCCCCGGCGCATCGATACCGTCCTGACGACGCTGGGGTTCAACGAGGCCCACCGCCTGTGCGCCATCGACCAGCTCTCCGGCGGCTGGCGCAACCGTGCCGCGCTGGCCAAGATTCTCCTTGAAGACCCGGATGTGCTGCTTCTGGACGAACCCACCAACTTCCTGGACGTGGCCGGCGTCGAATGGCTCGAAGGATGGTTCCGGGACTTCAAGGGCGCCGCGATCATCGTCTCGCACGACCGGAAATTCCTGGACGCCGTGGTCACCCGGATCATCGAGGTGGAGAACTTCCACCTGCACGAATACCCGGGAAACTTCGGCGAATACGTCGTGCAGAAACAGTTCCGGCTGAAGTCCCTCGAACAGCAGTTTGTGCACGAATCCGAGCTGCTGGCCTTTGAAGCCGAAGGCATCGCAGACCGCCGCGAAGCTGCCAAGGCCGCGAGCCGCGGATTGGGCAACCAGCTGGCCAAAATCAAGAAGTCCCGCACACCCCGGCCCGTCGACCAGATAGTCACGGAAATATACGGCGGCCTTCACGTGAAGGACGTGCTCTGCCGCGTGGAGGGGCTGGCCAAGTCCTACGGTGACAAGGAACTGTTCCAAGACCTCAGTTTCGAGATCAGGCGCGGGAACCGGATCGTGGTCCTTGGCTCCAACGGCAGCGGCAAGTCCACTTTGCTCAAAGTCATGACCGGCGAGGAGGAGGCGGATTCCGGAGCGGTGACGTGGGCCAAAGGTCCGGGATTTGTCTCCTACAACCGGATGCTGGAGGACCTCGACGACGGCGACACGGTTTCCCACGCGGTCAATGCGCTGCCGGACAGTTTGGCCTTCAGCGCCACCAAGAAATCAGTCAACAGGTTCCTTGCCATGTTCCAGTTCTCCGAGGCGGACCTCAAGCAAGAGATCGGAAACCTCTCCGGCGGTCAAAAGGCGCGGGTCGCCATGGCGCAATGCCTCCTGTCAGGTGCTTCAGTGCTGCTCCTGGACGAGCCCACCAACCACCTGGATCTGTCCAGCACCCAGGTCATGGAGCGGGCGCTGCTGCATTTTCCCGGTGCCGTGGTGGTGGTCAGCCACGACCGCTTCTTCTCCGAGAAGATCGCCAACCGGCACCTCATCTTCGGTGCCGACACAGCGCAGCCCGGCGAAGTCGAGGTTCGCGCAGCCTAG
- a CDS encoding NAD(P)H-binding protein, with the protein MTRICVAGGTGQVGSEVVAQVLALGHEVSVISRNPPVSAAVGSATGGVYDGARYFRADVTTGEGLADALAGAAVVIDCLEGRSGKALRTFADGGANLLRAARDAGTAKAVLLHHQL; encoded by the coding sequence ATGACTCGCATTTGCGTTGCCGGCGGCACAGGACAGGTTGGCTCCGAGGTGGTGGCCCAAGTCCTGGCGCTGGGCCACGAGGTCTCCGTCATCAGCCGCAACCCGCCGGTTTCCGCCGCCGTGGGTTCTGCAACGGGCGGCGTGTACGACGGCGCGCGGTATTTCCGTGCCGACGTCACCACCGGTGAGGGGCTGGCGGACGCTTTGGCCGGTGCCGCCGTCGTCATCGACTGCCTGGAAGGCAGATCGGGGAAGGCCCTCAGGACGTTCGCCGACGGCGGCGCGAACCTCCTCCGGGCGGCCCGCGACGCAGGGACGGCCAAGGCCGTGCTGCTCCATCATCAACTGTGA
- a CDS encoding GNAT family N-acetyltransferase, protein MRGSIWPVTLECGDIVLRPIRYRDRKEWMAVRSRNSDWLAPWEASNPAPGGALPDYRQMVRSLNAQAAQATALPFVITERTPGQRDPVIVGQLTVSSIIWGSAMMATLGYWVDKSCAGRGIAPTAVAMATDHCFGALGLHRMEINIRPENVPSLRVVEKLGFRDEGYRPRFLHINGEWADHRSFALTSEEVPEGLLARWLSTRPA, encoded by the coding sequence ATGCGGGGCAGTATCTGGCCGGTGACACTGGAGTGCGGCGATATTGTGCTGCGTCCCATCCGGTACCGCGACCGCAAGGAATGGATGGCGGTCCGCTCCCGGAATTCCGACTGGCTGGCACCCTGGGAGGCTTCGAATCCCGCTCCCGGCGGAGCGTTGCCTGACTACCGGCAGATGGTCAGGTCCCTCAACGCCCAGGCCGCCCAGGCCACTGCATTGCCCTTTGTGATCACCGAACGGACACCAGGGCAGCGGGATCCTGTCATCGTCGGGCAACTGACGGTGTCGTCCATTATCTGGGGCTCGGCGATGATGGCCACCCTGGGCTACTGGGTGGACAAGTCCTGCGCCGGCCGGGGCATCGCGCCCACGGCCGTGGCCATGGCCACCGATCACTGCTTCGGAGCCCTCGGACTGCACCGGATGGAAATCAACATCCGCCCTGAGAATGTGCCGAGCCTCCGGGTGGTGGAAAAGCTCGGTTTCCGGGACGAGGGGTACCGGCCGCGGTTCCTCCACATCAACGGGGAATGGGCGGACCACAGGTCTTTCGCCTTGACCTCCGAGGAAGTCCCCGAGGGGCTCCTGGCCAGATGGTTGAGCACCCGCCCGGCCTGA
- the galU gene encoding UTP--glucose-1-phosphate uridylyltransferase GalU yields MTTTNTSVRKAVIPAAGLGTRFLPATKAMPKEMLPVVDKPAIQYVVEEAVNVGLTDILMITGRNKRALEDHFDRVPSLEATLEAKGDTTKLEAIQAASNLGDIHYVRQGDPMGLGHAVLRAKQHVGYEPFAVLLGDDLIDARDELLSTMIEVQAKTGGSVVALIEVEPSQISAYGCADIDETDMNGYVRIRKLVEKPDADEAPSNLAVIGRYVLHPAVFDVLENTKPGRGGEIQLTDALQELAAGTGEGYGVYGVVFRGRRYDTGDKLSYLKACVQLACDSDDLGPGLREWLPEFTASLAK; encoded by the coding sequence GTGACTACCACCAATACTTCCGTCCGCAAGGCTGTCATCCCGGCTGCGGGTCTCGGCACGAGGTTCCTCCCGGCCACCAAGGCCATGCCCAAGGAAATGCTGCCGGTCGTGGACAAGCCCGCGATCCAGTATGTCGTCGAAGAGGCTGTCAACGTCGGCCTCACCGACATCCTGATGATCACCGGCCGGAACAAGCGCGCCCTCGAAGACCACTTCGACCGCGTACCCTCGCTGGAGGCCACCCTTGAAGCCAAGGGCGACACCACCAAGCTCGAAGCCATCCAGGCTGCAAGCAACCTCGGCGACATCCACTATGTCCGCCAGGGCGACCCCATGGGTCTTGGCCACGCCGTGCTGCGGGCAAAGCAGCACGTCGGCTATGAGCCGTTCGCCGTCCTGCTCGGCGACGACCTCATCGATGCCCGGGATGAATTGCTGAGCACCATGATCGAGGTCCAGGCCAAGACCGGCGGCTCCGTCGTCGCCCTGATCGAGGTGGAACCTTCCCAGATCAGCGCGTACGGCTGCGCCGACATCGACGAAACCGACATGAACGGCTACGTGCGGATCCGCAAGCTCGTGGAAAAGCCCGACGCAGATGAAGCGCCGTCAAACCTTGCCGTGATCGGCCGCTACGTCCTGCACCCCGCCGTCTTCGACGTTCTCGAAAACACGAAACCGGGCCGTGGTGGGGAAATCCAGCTCACGGATGCCCTCCAGGAACTTGCTGCCGGCACCGGGGAAGGTTACGGCGTCTACGGCGTCGTCTTCCGCGGCCGCCGCTATGACACCGGGGACAAGCTCAGCTACCTCAAGGCCTGCGTCCAGCTCGCCTGCGACAGCGATGACCTCGGCCCCGGCCTGCGCGAATGGCTGCCGGAGTTCACTGCCTCGCTGGCCAAGTAA
- a CDS encoding 5-formyltetrahydrofolate cyclo-ligase, with product MPSKQEIRSAHRIERAAVSPAGLETAGAGIARHGLQWATMIAAGGRSTFAAYLGVGFEPPTVPLITALHVTGHRVLLPVCGPSLTLTWVYWTPATEFVRSSYAPIEEPVGERHGAGIMQDVAGLFVPATAVDLSGNRIGQGGGYYDKFLGGLESDGLQLPAAAVVYDGEVLPAGSIPAEPFDRQVPVAITPSGITRLM from the coding sequence ATGCCATCGAAGCAAGAGATCCGCTCCGCCCACAGAATCGAGCGTGCCGCTGTCTCTCCCGCGGGATTGGAAACCGCCGGAGCAGGCATCGCCCGCCACGGACTCCAGTGGGCCACGATGATTGCCGCGGGAGGGCGCAGCACGTTTGCCGCGTATCTGGGCGTGGGATTCGAGCCCCCCACGGTCCCCCTGATTACCGCGCTTCACGTCACCGGGCACCGGGTGCTGCTGCCTGTCTGCGGCCCGTCCCTGACCTTGACCTGGGTCTATTGGACCCCGGCGACCGAATTCGTCCGCAGCAGCTATGCCCCGATCGAGGAGCCTGTCGGCGAACGGCACGGCGCCGGGATCATGCAGGACGTGGCCGGGCTGTTCGTCCCCGCCACCGCCGTGGATCTCTCGGGAAACCGCATCGGCCAGGGTGGTGGCTACTACGACAAATTCCTGGGGGGCCTCGAAAGCGACGGCCTTCAGTTGCCCGCGGCTGCGGTGGTTTATGACGGCGAAGTCCTTCCGGCCGGCAGTATCCCCGCGGAGCCCTTTGACCGCCAGGTTCCGGTGGCGATCACTCCGTCGGGAATCACGCGCCTGATGTGA
- a CDS encoding FmdB family zinc ribbon protein, translating to MPTYAYACKDCSHAFEIVQSFTDSSLTSCPECEGALRKKFNSVGVVFKGSGFYRTDSRDTKGGSVSPAPAAAPAAAPAAAAAAAN from the coding sequence GTGCCCACGTACGCATATGCCTGCAAGGACTGCAGCCACGCCTTCGAGATTGTGCAGTCGTTCACCGACAGCTCCCTGACCTCCTGCCCCGAGTGCGAGGGTGCGCTTCGCAAGAAGTTCAACAGCGTTGGCGTCGTCTTCAAGGGCTCCGGCTTCTACCGGACCGACTCCCGCGACACCAAGGGCGGCAGCGTCTCGCCCGCCCCGGCTGCGGCTCCCGCAGCTGCTCCCGCGGCAGCTGCCGCAGCCGCCAACTAA
- a CDS encoding Flp pilus assembly protein CpaB: MPATLRSNGLPTTRARSARAPGRSGPDRTAAPHLRRQPFRSGRPGRTGPSAVRRLSGWLNRNRRLAVALLLCAAAGISVQQLTPAPAHTVTAVASARDLPAGASLTGADVVELNVPPGLVPAGAFTDPAAVQGKQLAAPLRKGQLLSDAQLLGPGLLAGTAPGSAAVPLRMADPSSIQLVAPGQLVNIVMTNGTDYGQAAASEVLAASVPVLWTSGQGGKTGEWLGTGETEGLMVVAADPDQARKLAGASTQGKLFFVLVGAPG, from the coding sequence ATGCCAGCCACCCTCCGCAGCAACGGACTTCCAACCACACGTGCCCGCAGCGCCAGGGCCCCGGGCCGCTCCGGCCCCGACCGGACTGCAGCCCCGCATTTGCGCCGGCAACCGTTCCGGTCCGGGCGCCCGGGCCGCACAGGACCGTCCGCGGTTCGGCGTCTCTCCGGGTGGCTTAACCGCAACCGCCGCCTCGCGGTCGCGCTGCTGCTGTGCGCGGCAGCCGGCATCTCCGTCCAGCAGCTGACGCCGGCCCCAGCCCACACGGTGACCGCCGTGGCGTCCGCAAGGGACCTCCCGGCAGGGGCTTCACTGACGGGCGCTGACGTGGTGGAGCTCAACGTGCCGCCGGGCCTGGTTCCTGCAGGAGCCTTCACCGATCCCGCCGCAGTCCAGGGCAAGCAACTTGCGGCGCCGCTGCGCAAAGGCCAGTTGCTGTCCGACGCGCAGCTGCTGGGGCCGGGGTTGCTGGCGGGCACAGCGCCCGGATCGGCAGCAGTGCCGTTGAGAATGGCCGATCCGTCTTCCATCCAGCTCGTGGCGCCGGGCCAACTGGTCAACATCGTCATGACCAACGGGACCGACTACGGCCAAGCGGCAGCATCTGAGGTCCTGGCGGCCTCCGTCCCGGTCCTCTGGACCTCCGGTCAGGGCGGAAAAACCGGCGAATGGCTGGGCACGGGCGAAACCGAAGGACTCATGGTGGTCGCCGCGGATCCCGACCAGGCCCGCAAGCTGGCCGGCGCTTCGACGCAGGGCAAGCTCTTCTTCGTGCTGGTGGGAGCTCCGGGCTGA